Proteins encoded in a region of the Thermocaproicibacter melissae genome:
- a CDS encoding helix-turn-helix domain-containing protein produces the protein MKLDGLHEKEIFDRKFPFRVIVNREQNFNYPPHWHNAAELVYVLKSGFTVIVNSRKYELHEKDILYIPGGDIHEFSAQFSPGERVFINFELSGLSPFGGSERIYALLRAPRVIDCSDRELHSQVRAQIEQILEQCDSEEPAAELFNTARIIDILGLLCRTAPVQVNLCDQKKNRDRSAGLAKIRKSFDYIEAHYNENIRLKDIARDAGFSEYYFSRLFKETMEVNFHQYLNEYRVRKAEYLLTNSNYTVSEVAYGVGFSSISTFDRLFRSMKGCSPQEFRKLRVGI, from the coding sequence ATGAAGCTCGACGGCCTTCATGAAAAAGAGATTTTTGACCGGAAGTTTCCTTTCCGCGTGATTGTCAACCGTGAGCAGAATTTCAATTATCCCCCTCACTGGCACAATGCCGCAGAGCTGGTGTACGTCCTCAAAAGCGGATTTACCGTTATCGTAAATTCCCGAAAATATGAGCTGCACGAAAAGGATATTCTCTACATTCCGGGCGGCGACATTCATGAATTCTCTGCCCAATTTTCACCCGGTGAAAGAGTGTTCATCAATTTTGAGCTTTCCGGTCTCAGCCCGTTCGGCGGCTCGGAACGCATTTATGCCCTGCTCCGCGCCCCCCGTGTCATTGATTGCAGCGACAGGGAACTTCACAGCCAAGTCCGCGCTCAAATCGAACAGATTTTGGAGCAATGCGATTCCGAGGAACCTGCGGCGGAGCTGTTCAACACGGCACGTATCATCGACATTCTCGGGCTTCTTTGCCGCACAGCGCCGGTACAGGTCAATCTGTGTGACCAGAAAAAGAACAGAGACCGAAGTGCCGGTCTTGCCAAAATTCGGAAATCGTTTGATTATATTGAAGCCCATTACAACGAAAATATCCGTCTGAAAGACATCGCACGCGATGCCGGTTTCAGCGAATACTATTTCTCGCGGCTTTTCAAGGAAACGATGGAAGTAAATTTTCACCAGTATTTAAATGAATACCGCGTCAGGAAGGCTGAATACCTGCTGACCAACTCAAACTACACGGTTTCCGAAGTCGCTTACGGAGTCGGTTTCAGCAGCATTTCTACTTTTGACCGGCTTTTCCGCAGCATGAAAGGCTGTTCGCCCCAAGAATTCAGAAAGCTCCGCGTCGGCATTTAG
- a CDS encoding glycoside hydrolase family 3 C-terminal domain-containing protein, translated as MEKIPAYKDESLSFEERAKDLVSRMTLEEKISQMQHSAPAIERLGIPSYNWWSEALHGVARAGVATVFPQAIGMAATFDEELLQKIGDVVSTEGRAKYHEFQRKGDHDIYKGLTFWAPNVNIDRDPRWGRGQETYGEDPYLTSRLGVAYIKGIQGDDPKYLKAAACAKHFAVHSGPEAERHSFNAVVSQKDLWETYLPAFEAAVLEGDVAGVMGAYNRTNGEPCCGSKTLLLDILRKEWGFKGYTTSDCWAIKDFNENHKVTGSIEESAALAVKNGCDLNCGCAYASLMKAYNQGLIEEKDIDLAVYHLMLIRMRLGMFDDPKHVPFASIPYEANDCEEHKKFSLEVSKKSLVLLKNRDNFLPLDRKKIHSIAVIGPNADSHAALEGNYNGTASEYVTVLEGIREAVEPGTRVYFAEGCHLYKNSVSGLGEKYDRFAEAISAAEHADVAVVCLGLDASIEGEEGDTSNEFASGDKLNLKLPGTQEALLEEITKTGTPVILVLMTGSAMAITWADEHVDAIVQAWYPGAQGGRAIASLIFGDYSPSGRLPVTFYRTDEDLPDFKDYAMENRTYRFFKGVPLYPFGYGLSYTRFEYSKPVLAKDTITAGSDLEVRATVKNVGKMESDEIVQMYLKDVEASVRVPNWQLAGFRRVHLKPGESVEVAFTLKARQMALIDDNGNCVLEPGLFRVAVGGSQPDARSAELLGTEVPVAEFTVTGDPLPMKR; from the coding sequence ATGGAAAAGATACCGGCTTACAAAGACGAATCCCTAAGCTTTGAAGAGCGAGCGAAGGACTTGGTTTCCCGCATGACGCTGGAAGAGAAAATCAGTCAGATGCAGCACTCCGCACCTGCAATCGAGCGTCTCGGAATCCCGAGCTATAACTGGTGGAGCGAAGCTCTGCACGGCGTTGCACGTGCAGGCGTTGCGACCGTGTTTCCGCAGGCCATCGGAATGGCTGCAACGTTCGACGAAGAACTCCTGCAGAAAATCGGCGACGTTGTTTCCACGGAGGGCCGTGCGAAATACCATGAGTTCCAGCGCAAGGGCGACCACGATATTTACAAGGGTCTGACATTCTGGGCACCGAACGTGAACATCGACCGTGACCCCCGCTGGGGACGCGGGCAGGAAACATACGGCGAGGACCCCTACCTGACGTCAAGGCTCGGCGTTGCCTACATTAAAGGAATACAGGGCGACGACCCGAAATACCTCAAGGCGGCAGCCTGCGCAAAACACTTTGCCGTGCACAGCGGCCCTGAGGCGGAACGCCACAGCTTCAATGCCGTGGTTTCGCAGAAAGACCTGTGGGAGACCTACCTCCCTGCGTTTGAAGCAGCAGTCTTAGAAGGCGACGTCGCCGGCGTGATGGGCGCCTACAACCGCACCAATGGCGAACCTTGCTGCGGCAGCAAAACCCTTCTGCTCGACATTCTGCGCAAAGAATGGGGCTTTAAGGGCTACACAACGTCTGACTGCTGGGCAATCAAGGACTTTAATGAGAACCACAAGGTAACAGGAAGCATTGAAGAATCCGCGGCCCTTGCTGTGAAAAACGGCTGCGACCTCAACTGCGGCTGCGCCTATGCCAGCCTGATGAAGGCTTACAATCAGGGCCTGATTGAAGAAAAAGACATCGACCTTGCGGTGTATCATCTGATGCTGATCCGCATGCGCCTCGGAATGTTCGACGACCCGAAGCACGTTCCGTTCGCTTCGATTCCGTATGAGGCAAACGACTGCGAGGAACATAAGAAATTCTCTCTGGAAGTTTCCAAGAAATCTCTCGTGCTGCTCAAGAACCGCGACAACTTCCTGCCGCTTGACCGTAAAAAGATTCACTCCATTGCGGTCATCGGCCCGAATGCGGACAGCCACGCAGCGCTCGAAGGCAACTACAACGGAACCGCTTCCGAATACGTTACGGTTCTCGAAGGCATCCGTGAGGCAGTAGAACCGGGTACGCGCGTTTACTTTGCCGAAGGCTGCCATCTCTACAAGAACAGCGTTTCCGGCCTCGGAGAAAAGTACGACCGCTTTGCAGAAGCAATTTCGGCAGCGGAACACGCCGATGTTGCCGTTGTCTGCCTTGGCCTTGATGCAAGCATCGAAGGCGAGGAGGGCGATACCAGTAACGAATTCGCTTCGGGCGACAAGCTGAACCTGAAACTGCCCGGTACACAGGAAGCACTTTTAGAGGAAATTACCAAGACTGGCACACCGGTTATCCTCGTGCTGATGACCGGAAGCGCGATGGCAATCACATGGGCTGATGAGCACGTCGATGCCATTGTGCAGGCATGGTACCCGGGTGCACAGGGCGGAAGAGCCATTGCGTCGCTGATTTTCGGCGATTATTCCCCGAGCGGACGCCTGCCGGTAACCTTCTACCGTACCGACGAAGACCTGCCGGATTTCAAGGATTACGCCATGGAAAACCGCACTTACCGTTTCTTCAAGGGAGTGCCGCTGTATCCGTTCGGCTACGGCCTGAGCTATACGCGCTTTGAGTACTCTAAGCCGGTTCTTGCGAAGGATACCATTACAGCCGGCAGCGACCTCGAAGTCCGCGCAACCGTGAAGAACGTCGGCAAAATGGAGTCCGACGAAATTGTTCAGATGTACCTCAAAGATGTGGAAGCCAGCGTCCGCGTGCCGAACTGGCAGCTTGCCGGATTCCGCAGAGTGCACCTGAAGCCGGGTGAATCGGTGGAAGTCGCCTTCACGTTGAAGGCTCGTCAGATGGCCCTCATCGACGACAACGGAAACTGCGTGCTGGAGCCGGGTCTTTTCCGCGTAGCAGTCGGCGGAAGCCAACCCGATGCCCGCAGTGCCGAACTGCTCGGAACCGAAGTGCCCGTTGCGGAATTTACCGTCACCGGTGACCCCCTTCCGATGAAACGCTGA
- the nifJ gene encoding pyruvate:ferredoxin (flavodoxin) oxidoreductase, translating into MDSRKMKTMDGNNAAAYVAYAFTDVAAIYPITPSSVMADETDKMAAANRKNLFGRPVRITEMQSEGGAAGAVHGSLAAGALTTTFTASQGLLLMIPNMYKIAGEFLPAVMHVSARALSTQALCIFGDHSDVYACRQTGWAMICSNSPQECMDLGAVAHLSAIKGRMPVMHFFDGFRTSHEIQKIHIWDDKDLADMLDWKAVDDFRRRAMNPEHPVTRGTSENDDLFFQVSEASNTHYNEFPEIVVDYMNKVNAKIGTDYKPFNYYGAPDAEEVIIAMGSVCECAEEVVDYLTAKGEKVGLVKVHLYRPFVAKYLTDVLPKTVKKISVLDRTKERGSLGEPLYLDVVAALKDSEFASVPVYTGRYGLGSKDTNPGQIIAVYRNMESATPKKRFTIGITDDVTNLSLEVKENPDTTAPGTHSCKFWGIGSDGTVGANKNSIKIIGDHTDMYAQGYFAYDSKKSGGLTISHLRFGKKPIKSTYYVTKADFVACHKPSYVYEYDMVQDLKPGGSFLLNCEWDEKELDEHLPAKMKKYIAENNINFYTINGVKLGKEIGLGGRINTILQAAFFTIANIIPKDEAIKYMKDAATKSYSKKGEKIVQMNHEAIERGANEFVKVNVPESWKNAVEEEKKTTVDCGDPDLTEYVNNVMIPANHHQGDQLPVSAVLKMADGTVPSGSAAYEKRGIAIDVPEWIPENCIQCNQCSYVCPHAVIRPAVMNAEEAAKAPAGMKMKDMTLMPGLKFAVTISTMDCTGCGSCATVCPGMKGAKALVMKPMATQMESQKGFDYGITLSEKPEVTAKFKPTSVKGSQFRKPLLEFSGACAGCGETPYAKLVTQLFGDRMYIANATGCSSIWGGSAPATPYTRNSKGHGPAWNNSLFEDNAEFGYGMALANDAIRARLADYVRAIEASSEADEALKAACKEYFATFDSSVENREPTDKLIAELEKVANGSGEIAELAKKTLADKDYLAKKSIWIFGGDGWAYDIGFGGLDHVLASGENVNVLVFDTEVYSNTGGQASKATPIGSVAQFAATGKATKKKDLAGMFMTYGYVYVAHVAMGADYNQTIKAIQEAESYNGPSIIVAYAPCINQGIKGGMGISQLEEKKAVAAGYWVNYRYDPRRAAEGKNPLQLDSKAPTESYRDFIMGEVRYNSLTRTFPERAEELFAKAEQYAKENYEHLEKLAKI; encoded by the coding sequence ATGGATTCACGGAAAATGAAAACCATGGATGGTAACAACGCCGCCGCATACGTTGCGTATGCGTTTACCGATGTCGCCGCCATCTACCCCATCACGCCTTCATCCGTCATGGCGGATGAAACCGACAAAATGGCTGCTGCCAACCGCAAGAACCTGTTTGGCCGCCCGGTGAGGATTACCGAGATGCAGTCGGAAGGCGGCGCTGCAGGTGCTGTTCACGGCTCCCTCGCAGCCGGTGCTCTCACCACCACCTTCACCGCTTCTCAGGGCCTGCTCCTGATGATCCCGAATATGTACAAGATTGCCGGCGAATTCCTGCCCGCAGTCATGCACGTTTCTGCCCGTGCTCTTTCCACACAGGCACTCTGCATTTTCGGCGATCACTCCGACGTTTATGCATGCCGTCAGACCGGTTGGGCAATGATCTGCTCGAACAGCCCGCAGGAATGCATGGACCTCGGCGCAGTTGCTCACCTCTCTGCTATTAAGGGCAGAATGCCGGTTATGCACTTCTTTGACGGCTTCCGCACCTCTCACGAGATTCAGAAGATCCACATTTGGGACGACAAGGACCTTGCCGATATGCTCGACTGGAAGGCTGTCGACGACTTCCGCCGCAGAGCTATGAACCCGGAGCACCCGGTAACCAGAGGTACTTCTGAGAACGATGACCTGTTCTTCCAGGTAAGCGAAGCAAGCAACACGCATTACAATGAGTTCCCGGAAATCGTTGTTGACTACATGAACAAAGTCAACGCGAAGATCGGCACCGACTACAAGCCGTTCAACTACTACGGCGCACCGGATGCGGAAGAAGTCATCATTGCTATGGGCTCCGTCTGCGAATGCGCAGAAGAAGTTGTTGACTACCTGACCGCGAAGGGCGAAAAGGTCGGCCTCGTGAAGGTTCACCTGTATCGTCCGTTCGTTGCAAAATACCTGACGGATGTTCTTCCGAAGACCGTAAAGAAGATCAGCGTTCTTGACCGTACAAAGGAACGCGGCTCCCTCGGCGAACCGCTTTACCTCGACGTCGTCGCTGCTCTGAAAGATTCTGAGTTCGCTTCTGTTCCGGTTTACACTGGCCGCTATGGTCTCGGCTCCAAAGACACCAACCCGGGCCAGATCATCGCTGTGTACCGCAACATGGAATCCGCTACACCGAAGAAGCGCTTCACCATCGGCATCACCGATGACGTGACCAACCTGTCCCTCGAAGTTAAGGAAAATCCGGACACAACCGCTCCCGGAACACATTCCTGCAAATTCTGGGGCATTGGCTCAGACGGTACTGTCGGTGCGAACAAGAACTCCATTAAGATTATCGGCGACCACACCGATATGTATGCGCAGGGCTATTTCGCCTACGACTCCAAGAAGTCCGGAGGCCTGACGATTTCCCACCTGCGTTTCGGCAAAAAACCGATTAAGTCCACATATTACGTCACAAAGGCTGACTTCGTAGCCTGCCACAAGCCCTCCTATGTCTATGAATACGACATGGTTCAGGACCTGAAGCCCGGCGGAAGTTTCCTGCTCAACTGCGAATGGGACGAAAAGGAGCTGGACGAGCACCTGCCCGCAAAGATGAAGAAGTATATTGCTGAGAACAATATCAACTTCTACACCATCAACGGCGTAAAGCTCGGCAAAGAGATCGGCCTCGGCGGCCGCATTAACACCATTCTGCAGGCTGCGTTCTTCACCATTGCCAACATCATCCCGAAGGATGAGGCAATCAAATATATGAAGGATGCTGCTACGAAGTCCTACAGCAAAAAGGGCGAGAAGATTGTTCAGATGAACCACGAAGCCATTGAGCGCGGTGCTAACGAGTTCGTCAAGGTCAATGTTCCGGAGTCCTGGAAAAATGCTGTTGAAGAAGAGAAGAAGACGACGGTCGATTGCGGCGATCCGGATCTGACCGAGTACGTCAACAATGTTATGATTCCGGCAAACCATCACCAAGGCGACCAGCTGCCGGTATCCGCTGTTCTCAAGATGGCAGACGGTACGGTTCCGTCCGGTTCTGCTGCTTATGAGAAGCGCGGCATTGCAATTGATGTTCCGGAATGGATTCCGGAAAACTGCATCCAGTGCAACCAGTGCTCTTATGTCTGCCCGCACGCTGTTATCCGTCCGGCTGTTATGAATGCAGAAGAGGCGGCTAAGGCTCCTGCCGGCATGAAGATGAAAGACATGACACTGATGCCTGGACTGAAGTTCGCTGTTACCATTTCCACCATGGACTGCACCGGCTGCGGTTCTTGCGCAACCGTCTGCCCGGGCATGAAGGGTGCAAAGGCTCTCGTTATGAAGCCAATGGCTACACAGATGGAGAGCCAGAAAGGCTTCGATTACGGCATTACGCTGTCTGAGAAACCGGAAGTTACTGCGAAATTTAAGCCGACTTCTGTTAAGGGCAGCCAGTTCCGTAAGCCTCTGCTTGAGTTCTCCGGAGCTTGCGCAGGCTGCGGCGAGACTCCTTACGCGAAGCTCGTTACACAGCTCTTCGGCGACAGAATGTATATCGCCAACGCAACGGGATGCTCCTCCATTTGGGGCGGTTCCGCACCGGCAACTCCGTACACCCGCAACTCTAAGGGTCACGGCCCGGCATGGAACAACTCCCTGTTTGAAGACAACGCCGAGTTCGGTTACGGTATGGCTCTGGCCAACGATGCAATCCGTGCTCGCCTTGCCGACTATGTCAGGGCAATTGAAGCTTCCTCTGAGGCAGATGAGGCTCTGAAGGCAGCTTGCAAGGAATACTTCGCAACCTTCGACAGCAGCGTTGAAAACCGCGAGCCTACCGACAAGCTGATTGCTGAACTCGAGAAGGTAGCAAACGGCTCCGGCGAAATTGCAGAGCTTGCAAAGAAGACTCTTGCAGATAAGGATTACCTCGCAAAGAAATCCATCTGGATCTTCGGCGGCGATGGTTGGGCTTATGATATCGGCTTCGGCGGCCTCGACCATGTCCTCGCTTCCGGCGAAAACGTCAACGTTCTCGTCTTCGACACCGAGGTATATTCCAACACCGGTGGCCAGGCTTCCAAGGCTACCCCGATCGGCTCCGTGGCACAGTTTGCGGCAACCGGTAAGGCAACCAAGAAGAAAGACTTGGCCGGCATGTTCATGACCTACGGCTACGTCTATGTTGCACATGTTGCTATGGGCGCTGACTATAACCAGACCATCAAGGCAATTCAGGAAGCCGAAAGCTACAACGGACCTTCCATCATCGTCGCTTATGCTCCTTGCATTAACCAGGGCATCAAGGGCGGCATGGGTATTTCCCAGCTCGAAGAGAAGAAGGCTGTTGCAGCAGGTTACTGGGTGAATTACCGTTACGATCCTCGCCGTGCTGCTGAGGGCAAGAACCCGCTTCAGCTCGACAGCAAGGCTCCGACGGAGTCCTACCGTGACTTCATCATGGGCGAAGTCCGTTACAATTCTCTGACCCGCACATTCCCGGAGCGTGCTGAAGAACTCTTCGCAAAAGCGGAGCAGTATGCGAAGGAAAATTATGAGCACCTCGAGAAGCTCGCAAAAATATAA
- a CDS encoding hemolysin family protein — translation MPPEPGGQLRPILLATQQTETGTWGSVFLLILLILINAFFAACEIAVITLNDAKVEKMAESGDKNARKLLKLTSNSSRFFSTIQIGVTLAGFLSSAAAAQSFSDMLAGALSFLPLPQQTIDGISTFLITLILSYFSLVFGELVPKKIAMKRAEALSFRFAGVLTGIAAVFRPIVSLLTASTNAVVKLLGIDPRDTEQTITEEEILMMVDAGEEKGVLDEDAKDMISNIFDFSDSTVNEIMTHRTEVDAVEDTATIQDAVELSIKTGHSRIPVYHDDLDTILGIIYVKDLLKFVGTDIDPNEKLTDLMRPAYFVPESKFCADLFSEMTARRLQIAVVVDEYGGTEGIVTMEDLLESIVGNMEDEYDTEEDEIYREGDNRYRVDGTSSVEEISDLTGVELPEGDYETIAGLMMEQLGRIPKPNEHPHITIKNLTLTVAEMEDRRIAKIIIEKEPLPETPQASEKDE, via the coding sequence ATGCCTCCCGAACCTGGTGGGCAACTTCGGCCGATTCTTCTCGCCACTCAACAGACAGAAACCGGAACTTGGGGTTCCGTATTTCTGTTGATACTGTTGATTCTCATCAACGCCTTCTTTGCAGCCTGCGAAATCGCAGTCATCACGCTCAACGATGCAAAGGTTGAAAAGATGGCCGAAAGCGGAGACAAAAACGCGCGCAAGCTGTTGAAGCTCACCTCAAACTCAAGCCGCTTCTTTTCTACCATTCAAATTGGTGTGACGCTGGCCGGCTTTCTTTCTTCTGCAGCAGCGGCACAAAGCTTTTCCGACATGCTTGCCGGAGCACTGAGCTTTCTTCCGCTTCCGCAGCAGACAATTGACGGAATTTCAACCTTCCTCATCACGCTGATTCTCTCGTATTTCTCTCTGGTCTTCGGCGAACTTGTTCCGAAGAAAATCGCCATGAAGCGTGCTGAGGCACTTTCCTTCCGGTTCGCCGGTGTACTTACCGGTATCGCGGCGGTCTTTCGCCCGATTGTTTCGCTTCTCACGGCTTCCACAAACGCCGTCGTGAAGCTGCTGGGCATTGACCCGCGCGACACGGAGCAGACCATCACCGAAGAAGAAATCCTCATGATGGTTGACGCGGGCGAGGAAAAGGGCGTTCTCGACGAAGATGCGAAAGACATGATTTCCAACATCTTCGATTTCAGCGACAGCACGGTCAATGAAATCATGACCCACCGCACAGAGGTCGACGCAGTGGAGGACACCGCTACCATTCAGGACGCTGTGGAGCTTTCCATTAAGACCGGCCACTCACGCATTCCGGTCTATCACGATGACCTTGACACCATTCTCGGAATTATCTATGTGAAAGACCTACTGAAGTTCGTCGGAACCGACATCGACCCCAATGAAAAACTGACGGACCTGATGCGCCCGGCCTACTTTGTGCCGGAAAGCAAATTCTGCGCCGACCTGTTTTCGGAAATGACGGCGCGCAGGCTTCAGATTGCCGTTGTCGTCGACGAATACGGCGGCACCGAAGGCATCGTAACCATGGAAGACCTGCTGGAATCCATTGTCGGAAATATGGAGGACGAATACGACACCGAAGAGGATGAAATCTACCGCGAAGGCGACAACCGCTATCGTGTGGACGGCACCTCATCGGTGGAAGAAATCTCCGACCTTACGGGCGTGGAGCTGCCGGAGGGCGATTATGAGACCATTGCAGGTCTGATGATGGAACAGCTCGGGCGGATTCCGAAGCCGAACGAGCATCCGCACATCACCATCAAAAACCTCACCCTGACCGTCGCAGAAATGGAAGACCGCAGAATTGCCAAGATTATCATCGAGAAAGAGCCGCTGCCGGAAACGCCGCAGGCTTCCGAAAAGGATGAATAG
- a CDS encoding QueT transporter family protein: MDQQSKRTLHIAQGAVIAAAYTVLTWLAALLDLAYGPVQFRFSEALTILPIFTTAAVPGLTIGCLLSNILSGYGIYDLIFGTLATLLATLVTRLVRNVKIRGVPVLAPLPPILFNAFIVGLEITILNGAKISPECFTNFNWVLYWTNAGSVGLGELVICYGLGLPLAVLIERNQKLKRIIAE; the protein is encoded by the coding sequence ATGGATCAACAGTCAAAACGCACCCTACATATCGCACAGGGTGCCGTAATTGCGGCGGCTTACACGGTACTTACCTGGCTTGCTGCCCTTCTCGATCTGGCATACGGACCGGTTCAGTTCCGCTTTTCGGAAGCGCTCACCATTCTTCCGATTTTCACAACTGCCGCTGTGCCCGGCCTTACGATTGGGTGCCTGCTCTCAAACATTCTGAGCGGCTACGGAATTTACGACTTGATTTTCGGCACGCTTGCGACCCTGCTCGCGACTTTGGTGACGCGGCTTGTGCGCAACGTGAAAATACGGGGTGTTCCGGTGCTTGCGCCGCTCCCCCCCATTCTTTTCAACGCTTTCATCGTCGGTCTTGAGATTACCATTCTCAACGGCGCCAAGATCAGCCCGGAATGCTTTACAAATTTTAACTGGGTTCTGTACTGGACAAACGCAGGTTCCGTCGGTCTCGGCGAACTTGTCATCTGCTATGGGCTCGGTCTGCCGCTGGCGGTTCTGATCGAACGAAATCAAAAGCTGAAACGCATCATTGCAGAATAA
- the spoVAC gene encoding stage V sporulation protein AC produces the protein MTVTKKEYQTMAKKASPPSTYVKDSLLAFLFGGAICTLGQCLLELYMALDLDKETASAFVSITLIGLSALLTALRIYDNIAKYGGAGTLVPITGFANSIVSPAMEFKSEGFVLGIGAKMFMIAGPVLVYGTATAILYGLILWFFNLY, from the coding sequence TTGACCGTTACAAAAAAGGAATACCAAACAATGGCCAAAAAGGCCTCCCCGCCGTCAACATACGTGAAAGATTCGCTTCTGGCATTTCTGTTCGGGGGAGCCATCTGCACGCTCGGTCAGTGTCTTCTGGAGCTTTACATGGCGCTCGATCTGGACAAGGAAACCGCCAGCGCATTCGTTTCCATCACGCTGATTGGACTGAGCGCCCTGTTGACCGCTCTGCGCATCTACGACAACATCGCGAAATATGGAGGCGCGGGCACCCTTGTGCCGATTACGGGCTTTGCCAACTCCATTGTTTCCCCTGCCATGGAGTTCAAAAGTGAAGGGTTTGTGCTGGGCATCGGTGCAAAGATGTTCATGATTGCTGGACCCGTTCTTGTCTACGGCACTGCGACTGCTATCCTATACGGCTTAATCCTGTGGTTTTTCAATCTGTATTAA
- the spoVAD gene encoding stage V sporulation protein AD, whose product MPKRIGKYTIQLETNPAILSYAAVVGKKEGEGPYGQYFDQCHTDTTLGEASWEKAESRLQNEAVHLALNKASLKNSDIDCIFAGDLLNQCISSTFGLRSLNIPFLGQYGACSTMAQTLAIASLFVESGAANRAAAVTSSHFCSAERQFRFPLEYGGQRTPTAQWTATAAGAVILGSRNLYPGQPIGLQAITFGRIVDYDIKDMTNMGAAMAPAAASTLLDYFNDTGTNPQDYDLILTGDLGLVGSKLLDDLMEREGKDIRPLHNDCGLMIYDREKQDVHAGGSGCGCSAAILCAPIFQQMSVGQLHKVLFVGTGALMSPTSSQQGESIPGVAHLVYLQA is encoded by the coding sequence ATGCCCAAACGAATCGGAAAATATACCATTCAGCTTGAGACGAACCCTGCCATCCTCAGTTATGCGGCAGTTGTCGGCAAAAAAGAAGGCGAAGGGCCATACGGTCAATACTTCGACCAATGCCACACCGACACCACGCTCGGAGAAGCCAGTTGGGAGAAAGCGGAAAGCCGCCTGCAGAACGAAGCGGTTCATCTAGCACTGAATAAGGCGAGCCTGAAAAACAGCGACATCGACTGCATCTTTGCCGGAGACTTGTTGAACCAGTGTATCTCCTCCACCTTCGGCCTGCGCAGTCTAAACATTCCATTTCTCGGTCAATACGGCGCCTGCTCCACCATGGCACAGACACTTGCAATCGCCTCGCTTTTCGTAGAATCCGGTGCAGCCAACCGCGCCGCGGCGGTTACCTCCTCCCACTTCTGTTCCGCGGAGCGGCAGTTCCGCTTTCCGCTTGAATACGGCGGGCAGCGCACTCCGACCGCACAGTGGACAGCTACGGCAGCCGGCGCGGTCATTCTCGGCTCGAGGAATCTCTACCCCGGTCAGCCAATCGGCCTGCAGGCAATCACCTTCGGGCGCATCGTGGACTACGACATCAAAGACATGACCAACATGGGCGCGGCCATGGCACCGGCTGCGGCAAGCACCCTGCTGGATTATTTCAATGACACCGGCACGAACCCGCAGGACTATGATTTGATTCTGACCGGCGACCTCGGTCTTGTGGGAAGCAAGCTGCTTGACGACCTGATGGAGCGTGAGGGCAAGGATATCCGCCCGCTGCACAACGACTGCGGTCTGATGATTTACGACCGCGAAAAGCAGGACGTTCACGCGGGCGGTTCCGGCTGCGGCTGCAGCGCCGCAATCCTATGCGCGCCAATCTTCCAGCAGATGAGCGTCGGCCAGCTGCACAAGGTTCTCTTTGTCGGCACCGGCGCCCTGATGTCCCCCACTTCCTCGCAGCAGGGAGAAAGCATCCCAGGCGTTGCCCATCTTGTCTATCTGCAAGCCTAA